One window of the Anomalospiza imberbis isolate Cuckoo-Finch-1a 21T00152 chromosome 12, ASM3175350v1, whole genome shotgun sequence genome contains the following:
- the SLC12A4 gene encoding solute carrier family 12 member 4 isoform X2 — protein sequence MGGVEERGFLRGSDRTGQECAAGSAPRPACLAAVPRGALSAPPAMPHFTVVPVEDKPRAEYDSVEGLSWVDYREPAAAPAPGDSYDTVSSDGHGNHKENSPFLNSSEAGKGGDYYDRNLALFEEELDIRPKVSSLLGKLVNYTNLTQGVKEHEEAENTDGSKKKVSKSPSMGTLMGVYLPCMQNIFGVILFLRLTWMVGMAGVLQSFLIVLLCCCCTMLTTISMSAIATNGVVPAGGSYFMISRSLGPEFGGAVGLCFYLGTTFAGAMYILGAIEILLTYIVPQAAIFHPSGAHDASSAMLNNMRVYGTVFLILMAVVVFVGVKYVNKFASLFLACVVISILSIYAGAIKSIFDPPEFPICMLGNRTLSRDQFDVCAKTVVKDNVTVASKLWELFCHSTNLTTEHCDEYFLMNNVSEIAGIPGAASGILIDNLWSNYLEKGEILERAHQPSVDVAGQKSNLHLYVLSDITTSFMVLVGIFFPSVTGIMAGSNRSGDLKDAQKSIPVGTILAIVTTSLVYFSCVLLFGACIEGVVLRDKFGDAVNKNLVVGTLSWPSPWVIVIGSFFSTCGAGLQSLTGAPRLLQAIAKDNIIPFLWIFGHGKANGEPTWALLLTALIAELGILIASLDMVAPILSMFFLMCYLFVNLACAVQTLLRTPNWRPRFKYYHWALSFLGMSICLALMFISSWYYALVAMLIAGMIYKYIEYQGAEKEWGDGIRGLSLSAARYALLRLEEGPPHTKNWRPQLLVLLKLDEDLHVKYPRLLTFASQLKAGKGLTIIGSVIQGNFLETYGEAQAAEQTIKNMMEIEKVKGFCQVVVANKVREGIAHLIQSCGLGGMKHNTVVLGWPYGWRQSEDPRSWKTFIGTVRCTTAAHLALLVPKNVSFYPSNHERYNEGNIDVWWIVHDGGMLMLLPFLLKQHKVWRKCKMRIFTVAQMDDNSIQMKKDLATFLYQLRIEAEVEVVEMHNSDISAYTYERTLMMEQRSQMLRQMRLTKTEREREAQLVKDRHSIARLESLYSDEEDEGDPVPENIQMTWTKEKCDAEKRNRGSAVGSFRDLISIKP from the exons ATGGGTGGAGTTGAGGAGCGCGGTTTCCTGAGAGGAAGTGACCGCACGGGGCAGGAATGCGCCGCCGGCTCCGCGCCGCGTCCCGCCTGCCTCGCCGCGGTGCCGCGGGGAGCCCTCTCCGCCCCGCCAGCCATGCCGCACTTCACCGTGGTGCCGGTGGAGGACAAGCCCCGCGCCGAGTACGACAGCGTAGAAGGGCTCAGCTGGGTGGACTACCGGGAGCCGGCCGCGGCGCCCGCCCCCGGCGACTCCTACGACACCGTCAGCTCCGACG gtcATGGCAACCATAAAGAAAATAGTCCTTTCCTGAACAGTTCAGAAGCTGGCAAGGGAGGTGATTACTATGACAGAAATCTGGCATTGTTTGAG GAAGAACTTGATATACGACCAAAAGTGTCATCTCTGCTTGGCAAGTTGGTCAACTACACAAATCTTACTCAAGGTGTCAAGGAACatgaagaagcagaaaatactGATGGATCGAAGAAGAAAGTATCAAAA tcaccCAGCATGGGCACCCTGATGGGGGTGTATTTGCCATGCATGCAAAATATCTTTGGGGTTATTCTCTTCCTTCGGCTGACTTGGATGGTGGGAATGGCTGGAGTTCTTCAGTCCTTCCTGATTGTActgctttgctgctgttgt ACTATGTTGACAACCATATCAATGAGTGCAATTGCCACAAACGGTGTTGTTCCAG CTGGAGGCTCCTATTTCATGATATCTAGGTCATTGGGCCCAGAGTTTGGTGGAGCTGTAGGGCTGTGTTTTTATTTGGGAACAACATTTGCAGGAGCCATGTATATCCTTGGTGCCATAGAGATTTTATTG ACATATATTGTGCCACAAGCAGCAATTTTTCATCCCTCTGGTGCCCACGATGCATCCAGTGCCATGCTAAACAACATGAGGGTCTATGGCACGGTGTTCCTCATCCTGATGGCAGTGGTGGTGTTCGTAGGTGTGAAGTATGTGAACAAATTTGCTTCCCTCTTCTTGGCCTGTGTAGTAATATCCATCCTGTCCATTTATGCTGGAGCTATCAAGTCCATCTTTGACCCACCTGAATTTCC GATTTGCATGTTGGGCAACAGGACTCTGTCAAGAGATCAATTTGATGTTTGTGCCAAAACAGTAGTTAAGGATAACGTGACTGTGGCCTCTAAGCTTTGGGAACTCTTCTGCCACAGCACAAACTTAACCACCGAACACTGTGATGAGTATTTCCTAATGAACAATGTCTCGGAGATAGCAGGAATTCCAGGAGCTGCTAGTGGCATTTTAATAG ACAACTTATGGAGCAATTATTTGGAGAAAGGAGAGATACTGGAGAGAGCACATCAGCCCTCTGTAGATGTAGCAGGCCAGAAGAGCAACCTGCACCTGTACGTGCTCTCAGATATCACCACGTCGTTCATGGTGCTGGTTGGCATCTTCTTCCCTTCAGTGACTG GTATCATGGCTGGTTCAAACAGGTCAGGGGACCTCAAAGATGCACAGAAATCCATCCCTGTTGGAACAATTCTTGCCATTGTCACCACATCACTAGTGT ACTTCAGTTGTGTGTTATTATTTGGAGCCTGCATAGAAGGTGTTGTCCTGAGAGATAA GTTCGGCGACGCGGTGAACAAGAACTTGGTGGTGGGCACCCTGTCGTGGCCCTCGCCGTGGGTCATCGTCATAGGCTCCTTCTTCTCCACCTGTGGGGCGGGTCTGCAGAGCCTCACCGGGGCCCCCCGGCTGCTGCAGGCCATCGCCAAGGACAACATCATCCCTTTCCTCTGG ATCTTTGGTCATGGAAAAGCGAATGGTGAACCAACGTGGGCTCTTCTGTTAACAGCATTAATTGCTGAGCTGGGAATCCTTATTGCTTCACTTGACATGGTGGCTCCAATTCTCTCAAT GTTTTTCTTGATGTGTTACCTCTTTGTTAATCTTGCTTGTGCAGTCCAAACACTTCTGCGAACCCCGAACTGGCGGCCCCGCTTTAAATACTACCACTG gGCCCTCTCATTTTTAGGCATGAGTATTTGCCTGGCACTGATGTTCATTTCATCTTGGTATTATGCTTTGGTAGCTATGCTTATTGCAGGCATGATTTACAAGTACATTGAATACCAAGG TGCAGAGAAGGAGTGGGGAGATGGCATCCGGGGCCTGTCGCTCAGCGCAGCCAGATACGCCTTGCTCAGACTGGAGGAGGGCCCTCCACACACCAAGAACTGGAG gcCTCAGTTGCTGGTGCTTCTGAAACTTGATGAAGATTTGCATGTAAAATACCCTAGACTGTTAACATTTGCATCCCAGCTGAAAGCTGGTAAAGGTTTGACTATCATAGGATCAGTCATCCAAGGGAATTTCTTAGAAACTTATGGAGAagcccaggctgctgagcag ACTATTAAGAATATGATGGAAATTGAGAAGGTTAAAGGATTTTGTCAAGTAGTTGTAGCCAATAAAGTTCGAGAAGGAATTGCTCACTTGATCCAGTCCTGTGGACTCGGTGGCATGAAGCACAAcactgtggttttggggtggcccTATGGCTGGAGACAGAGTGAAGATCCAAGGTCTTGGAAGACATTTATAG GTACTGTTCGCTGCACAACTGCAGCTCATCTGGCTCTGCTGGTTCCCAAAAATGTGTCGTTCTACCCCAGCAACCATGAGCGCTACAACGAAGGCAACATTGATGTCTGGTGGATTGTGCATGATGGAGGCATGTTGATGttgcttccttttcttctcaaaCAGCACAAA GTTTggagaaaatgcaaaatgagaATTTTTACTGTTGCTCAGATGGATGATAACAGCATCCAGATGAAGAAGGATTTGGCTACTTTCCTCTATCAGCTCCGAATAGAGGCAGAGGTAGAAGTGGTAGAAATG CACAATAGTGATATCTCAGCATATACTTATGAGAGAACTCTTATGATGGAGCAGAGGTCTCAGATGCTGAGGCAAATGAGGCTGACAAAAActgagagggaaagggag GCTCAGCTCGTAAAGGACAGACATTCAATAGCACGTCTGGAGAGCCTCTACTCAgatgaggaagatgagggaGACCCTGTTCCTGAGAATATCCAGATGACCTGGACAAAAGAGAAATGTGATGCTGAGAAGCGGAACCGAGGCAGTGCTGTGGGAAGCTTTAGAGATCTCATCAGCATTAAGCCGTGA
- the SLC12A4 gene encoding solute carrier family 12 member 4 isoform X5, with protein MADKGRPTQTTSYLGHGNHKENSPFLNSSEAGKGGDYYDRNLALFEEELDIRPKVSSLLGKLVNYTNLTQGVKEHEEAENTDGSKKKVSKSPSMGTLMGVYLPCMQNIFGVILFLRLTWMVGMAGVLQSFLIVLLCCCCTMLTTISMSAIATNGVVPAGGSYFMISRSLGPEFGGAVGLCFYLGTTFAGAMYILGAIEILLTYIVPQAAIFHPSGAHDASSAMLNNMRVYGTVFLILMAVVVFVGVKYVNKFASLFLACVVISILSIYAGAIKSIFDPPEFPICMLGNRTLSRDQFDVCAKTVVKDNVTVASKLWELFCHSTNLTTEHCDEYFLMNNVSEIAGIPGAASGILIDNLWSNYLEKGEILERAHQPSVDVAGQKSNLHLYVLSDITTSFMVLVGIFFPSVTGIMAGSNRSGDLKDAQKSIPVGTILAIVTTSLVYFSCVLLFGACIEGVVLRDKFGDAVNKNLVVGTLSWPSPWVIVIGSFFSTCGAGLQSLTGAPRLLQAIAKDNIIPFLWIFGHGKANGEPTWALLLTALIAELGILIASLDMVAPILSMFFLMCYLFVNLACAVQTLLRTPNWRPRFKYYHWALSFLGMSICLALMFISSWYYALVAMLIAGMIYKYIEYQGAEKEWGDGIRGLSLSAARYALLRLEEGPPHTKNWRPQLLVLLKLDEDLHVKYPRLLTFASQLKAGKGLTIIGSVIQGNFLETYGEAQAAEQTIKNMMEIEKVKGFCQVVVANKVREGIAHLIQSCGLGGMKHNTVVLGWPYGWRQSEDPRSWKTFIGTVRCTTAAHLALLVPKNVSFYPSNHERYNEGNIDVWWIVHDGGMLMLLPFLLKQHKVWRKCKMRIFTVAQMDDNSIQMKKDLATFLYQLRIEAEVEVVEMHNSDISAYTYERTLMMEQRSQMLRQMRLTKTEREREAQLVKDRHSIARLESLYSDEEDEGDPVPENIQMTWTKEKCDAEKRNRGSAVGSFRDLISIKPNQSNVRRMHTAVKLNEVIVNRSHDARLVLLNMPGPPKNTDGDENYMEFLEVLTEGLERVLLVRGGGREVITIYS; from the exons ATGGCGGATAAAGGAAGGCCAACTCAAACCACTTCTTATTTGG gtcATGGCAACCATAAAGAAAATAGTCCTTTCCTGAACAGTTCAGAAGCTGGCAAGGGAGGTGATTACTATGACAGAAATCTGGCATTGTTTGAG GAAGAACTTGATATACGACCAAAAGTGTCATCTCTGCTTGGCAAGTTGGTCAACTACACAAATCTTACTCAAGGTGTCAAGGAACatgaagaagcagaaaatactGATGGATCGAAGAAGAAAGTATCAAAA tcaccCAGCATGGGCACCCTGATGGGGGTGTATTTGCCATGCATGCAAAATATCTTTGGGGTTATTCTCTTCCTTCGGCTGACTTGGATGGTGGGAATGGCTGGAGTTCTTCAGTCCTTCCTGATTGTActgctttgctgctgttgt ACTATGTTGACAACCATATCAATGAGTGCAATTGCCACAAACGGTGTTGTTCCAG CTGGAGGCTCCTATTTCATGATATCTAGGTCATTGGGCCCAGAGTTTGGTGGAGCTGTAGGGCTGTGTTTTTATTTGGGAACAACATTTGCAGGAGCCATGTATATCCTTGGTGCCATAGAGATTTTATTG ACATATATTGTGCCACAAGCAGCAATTTTTCATCCCTCTGGTGCCCACGATGCATCCAGTGCCATGCTAAACAACATGAGGGTCTATGGCACGGTGTTCCTCATCCTGATGGCAGTGGTGGTGTTCGTAGGTGTGAAGTATGTGAACAAATTTGCTTCCCTCTTCTTGGCCTGTGTAGTAATATCCATCCTGTCCATTTATGCTGGAGCTATCAAGTCCATCTTTGACCCACCTGAATTTCC GATTTGCATGTTGGGCAACAGGACTCTGTCAAGAGATCAATTTGATGTTTGTGCCAAAACAGTAGTTAAGGATAACGTGACTGTGGCCTCTAAGCTTTGGGAACTCTTCTGCCACAGCACAAACTTAACCACCGAACACTGTGATGAGTATTTCCTAATGAACAATGTCTCGGAGATAGCAGGAATTCCAGGAGCTGCTAGTGGCATTTTAATAG ACAACTTATGGAGCAATTATTTGGAGAAAGGAGAGATACTGGAGAGAGCACATCAGCCCTCTGTAGATGTAGCAGGCCAGAAGAGCAACCTGCACCTGTACGTGCTCTCAGATATCACCACGTCGTTCATGGTGCTGGTTGGCATCTTCTTCCCTTCAGTGACTG GTATCATGGCTGGTTCAAACAGGTCAGGGGACCTCAAAGATGCACAGAAATCCATCCCTGTTGGAACAATTCTTGCCATTGTCACCACATCACTAGTGT ACTTCAGTTGTGTGTTATTATTTGGAGCCTGCATAGAAGGTGTTGTCCTGAGAGATAA GTTCGGCGACGCGGTGAACAAGAACTTGGTGGTGGGCACCCTGTCGTGGCCCTCGCCGTGGGTCATCGTCATAGGCTCCTTCTTCTCCACCTGTGGGGCGGGTCTGCAGAGCCTCACCGGGGCCCCCCGGCTGCTGCAGGCCATCGCCAAGGACAACATCATCCCTTTCCTCTGG ATCTTTGGTCATGGAAAAGCGAATGGTGAACCAACGTGGGCTCTTCTGTTAACAGCATTAATTGCTGAGCTGGGAATCCTTATTGCTTCACTTGACATGGTGGCTCCAATTCTCTCAAT GTTTTTCTTGATGTGTTACCTCTTTGTTAATCTTGCTTGTGCAGTCCAAACACTTCTGCGAACCCCGAACTGGCGGCCCCGCTTTAAATACTACCACTG gGCCCTCTCATTTTTAGGCATGAGTATTTGCCTGGCACTGATGTTCATTTCATCTTGGTATTATGCTTTGGTAGCTATGCTTATTGCAGGCATGATTTACAAGTACATTGAATACCAAGG TGCAGAGAAGGAGTGGGGAGATGGCATCCGGGGCCTGTCGCTCAGCGCAGCCAGATACGCCTTGCTCAGACTGGAGGAGGGCCCTCCACACACCAAGAACTGGAG gcCTCAGTTGCTGGTGCTTCTGAAACTTGATGAAGATTTGCATGTAAAATACCCTAGACTGTTAACATTTGCATCCCAGCTGAAAGCTGGTAAAGGTTTGACTATCATAGGATCAGTCATCCAAGGGAATTTCTTAGAAACTTATGGAGAagcccaggctgctgagcag ACTATTAAGAATATGATGGAAATTGAGAAGGTTAAAGGATTTTGTCAAGTAGTTGTAGCCAATAAAGTTCGAGAAGGAATTGCTCACTTGATCCAGTCCTGTGGACTCGGTGGCATGAAGCACAAcactgtggttttggggtggcccTATGGCTGGAGACAGAGTGAAGATCCAAGGTCTTGGAAGACATTTATAG GTACTGTTCGCTGCACAACTGCAGCTCATCTGGCTCTGCTGGTTCCCAAAAATGTGTCGTTCTACCCCAGCAACCATGAGCGCTACAACGAAGGCAACATTGATGTCTGGTGGATTGTGCATGATGGAGGCATGTTGATGttgcttccttttcttctcaaaCAGCACAAA GTTTggagaaaatgcaaaatgagaATTTTTACTGTTGCTCAGATGGATGATAACAGCATCCAGATGAAGAAGGATTTGGCTACTTTCCTCTATCAGCTCCGAATAGAGGCAGAGGTAGAAGTGGTAGAAATG CACAATAGTGATATCTCAGCATATACTTATGAGAGAACTCTTATGATGGAGCAGAGGTCTCAGATGCTGAGGCAAATGAGGCTGACAAAAActgagagggaaagggag GCTCAGCTCGTAAAGGACAGACATTCAATAGCACGTCTGGAGAGCCTCTACTCAgatgaggaagatgagggaGACCCTGTTCCTGAGAATATCCAGATGACCTGGACAAAAGAGAAATGTGATGCTGAGAAGCGGAACCGAGGCAGTGCTGTGGGAAGCTTTAGAGATCTCATCAGCATTAAGCC
- the SLC12A4 gene encoding solute carrier family 12 member 4 isoform X1: MGGVEERGFLRGSDRTGQECAAGSAPRPACLAAVPRGALSAPPAMPHFTVVPVEDKPRAEYDSVEGLSWVDYREPAAAPAPGDSYDTVSSDGHGNHKENSPFLNSSEAGKGGDYYDRNLALFEEELDIRPKVSSLLGKLVNYTNLTQGVKEHEEAENTDGSKKKVSKSPSMGTLMGVYLPCMQNIFGVILFLRLTWMVGMAGVLQSFLIVLLCCCCTMLTTISMSAIATNGVVPAGGSYFMISRSLGPEFGGAVGLCFYLGTTFAGAMYILGAIEILLTYIVPQAAIFHPSGAHDASSAMLNNMRVYGTVFLILMAVVVFVGVKYVNKFASLFLACVVISILSIYAGAIKSIFDPPEFPICMLGNRTLSRDQFDVCAKTVVKDNVTVASKLWELFCHSTNLTTEHCDEYFLMNNVSEIAGIPGAASGILIDNLWSNYLEKGEILERAHQPSVDVAGQKSNLHLYVLSDITTSFMVLVGIFFPSVTGIMAGSNRSGDLKDAQKSIPVGTILAIVTTSLVYFSCVLLFGACIEGVVLRDKFGDAVNKNLVVGTLSWPSPWVIVIGSFFSTCGAGLQSLTGAPRLLQAIAKDNIIPFLWIFGHGKANGEPTWALLLTALIAELGILIASLDMVAPILSMFFLMCYLFVNLACAVQTLLRTPNWRPRFKYYHWALSFLGMSICLALMFISSWYYALVAMLIAGMIYKYIEYQGAEKEWGDGIRGLSLSAARYALLRLEEGPPHTKNWRPQLLVLLKLDEDLHVKYPRLLTFASQLKAGKGLTIIGSVIQGNFLETYGEAQAAEQTIKNMMEIEKVKGFCQVVVANKVREGIAHLIQSCGLGGMKHNTVVLGWPYGWRQSEDPRSWKTFIGTVRCTTAAHLALLVPKNVSFYPSNHERYNEGNIDVWWIVHDGGMLMLLPFLLKQHKVWRKCKMRIFTVAQMDDNSIQMKKDLATFLYQLRIEAEVEVVEMHNSDISAYTYERTLMMEQRSQMLRQMRLTKTEREREAQLVKDRHSIARLESLYSDEEDEGDPVPENIQMTWTKEKCDAEKRNRGSAVGSFRDLISIKPNQSNVRRMHTAVKLNEVIVNRSHDARLVLLNMPGPPKNTDGDENYMEFLEVLTEGLERVLLVRGGGREVITIYS; encoded by the exons ATGGGTGGAGTTGAGGAGCGCGGTTTCCTGAGAGGAAGTGACCGCACGGGGCAGGAATGCGCCGCCGGCTCCGCGCCGCGTCCCGCCTGCCTCGCCGCGGTGCCGCGGGGAGCCCTCTCCGCCCCGCCAGCCATGCCGCACTTCACCGTGGTGCCGGTGGAGGACAAGCCCCGCGCCGAGTACGACAGCGTAGAAGGGCTCAGCTGGGTGGACTACCGGGAGCCGGCCGCGGCGCCCGCCCCCGGCGACTCCTACGACACCGTCAGCTCCGACG gtcATGGCAACCATAAAGAAAATAGTCCTTTCCTGAACAGTTCAGAAGCTGGCAAGGGAGGTGATTACTATGACAGAAATCTGGCATTGTTTGAG GAAGAACTTGATATACGACCAAAAGTGTCATCTCTGCTTGGCAAGTTGGTCAACTACACAAATCTTACTCAAGGTGTCAAGGAACatgaagaagcagaaaatactGATGGATCGAAGAAGAAAGTATCAAAA tcaccCAGCATGGGCACCCTGATGGGGGTGTATTTGCCATGCATGCAAAATATCTTTGGGGTTATTCTCTTCCTTCGGCTGACTTGGATGGTGGGAATGGCTGGAGTTCTTCAGTCCTTCCTGATTGTActgctttgctgctgttgt ACTATGTTGACAACCATATCAATGAGTGCAATTGCCACAAACGGTGTTGTTCCAG CTGGAGGCTCCTATTTCATGATATCTAGGTCATTGGGCCCAGAGTTTGGTGGAGCTGTAGGGCTGTGTTTTTATTTGGGAACAACATTTGCAGGAGCCATGTATATCCTTGGTGCCATAGAGATTTTATTG ACATATATTGTGCCACAAGCAGCAATTTTTCATCCCTCTGGTGCCCACGATGCATCCAGTGCCATGCTAAACAACATGAGGGTCTATGGCACGGTGTTCCTCATCCTGATGGCAGTGGTGGTGTTCGTAGGTGTGAAGTATGTGAACAAATTTGCTTCCCTCTTCTTGGCCTGTGTAGTAATATCCATCCTGTCCATTTATGCTGGAGCTATCAAGTCCATCTTTGACCCACCTGAATTTCC GATTTGCATGTTGGGCAACAGGACTCTGTCAAGAGATCAATTTGATGTTTGTGCCAAAACAGTAGTTAAGGATAACGTGACTGTGGCCTCTAAGCTTTGGGAACTCTTCTGCCACAGCACAAACTTAACCACCGAACACTGTGATGAGTATTTCCTAATGAACAATGTCTCGGAGATAGCAGGAATTCCAGGAGCTGCTAGTGGCATTTTAATAG ACAACTTATGGAGCAATTATTTGGAGAAAGGAGAGATACTGGAGAGAGCACATCAGCCCTCTGTAGATGTAGCAGGCCAGAAGAGCAACCTGCACCTGTACGTGCTCTCAGATATCACCACGTCGTTCATGGTGCTGGTTGGCATCTTCTTCCCTTCAGTGACTG GTATCATGGCTGGTTCAAACAGGTCAGGGGACCTCAAAGATGCACAGAAATCCATCCCTGTTGGAACAATTCTTGCCATTGTCACCACATCACTAGTGT ACTTCAGTTGTGTGTTATTATTTGGAGCCTGCATAGAAGGTGTTGTCCTGAGAGATAA GTTCGGCGACGCGGTGAACAAGAACTTGGTGGTGGGCACCCTGTCGTGGCCCTCGCCGTGGGTCATCGTCATAGGCTCCTTCTTCTCCACCTGTGGGGCGGGTCTGCAGAGCCTCACCGGGGCCCCCCGGCTGCTGCAGGCCATCGCCAAGGACAACATCATCCCTTTCCTCTGG ATCTTTGGTCATGGAAAAGCGAATGGTGAACCAACGTGGGCTCTTCTGTTAACAGCATTAATTGCTGAGCTGGGAATCCTTATTGCTTCACTTGACATGGTGGCTCCAATTCTCTCAAT GTTTTTCTTGATGTGTTACCTCTTTGTTAATCTTGCTTGTGCAGTCCAAACACTTCTGCGAACCCCGAACTGGCGGCCCCGCTTTAAATACTACCACTG gGCCCTCTCATTTTTAGGCATGAGTATTTGCCTGGCACTGATGTTCATTTCATCTTGGTATTATGCTTTGGTAGCTATGCTTATTGCAGGCATGATTTACAAGTACATTGAATACCAAGG TGCAGAGAAGGAGTGGGGAGATGGCATCCGGGGCCTGTCGCTCAGCGCAGCCAGATACGCCTTGCTCAGACTGGAGGAGGGCCCTCCACACACCAAGAACTGGAG gcCTCAGTTGCTGGTGCTTCTGAAACTTGATGAAGATTTGCATGTAAAATACCCTAGACTGTTAACATTTGCATCCCAGCTGAAAGCTGGTAAAGGTTTGACTATCATAGGATCAGTCATCCAAGGGAATTTCTTAGAAACTTATGGAGAagcccaggctgctgagcag ACTATTAAGAATATGATGGAAATTGAGAAGGTTAAAGGATTTTGTCAAGTAGTTGTAGCCAATAAAGTTCGAGAAGGAATTGCTCACTTGATCCAGTCCTGTGGACTCGGTGGCATGAAGCACAAcactgtggttttggggtggcccTATGGCTGGAGACAGAGTGAAGATCCAAGGTCTTGGAAGACATTTATAG GTACTGTTCGCTGCACAACTGCAGCTCATCTGGCTCTGCTGGTTCCCAAAAATGTGTCGTTCTACCCCAGCAACCATGAGCGCTACAACGAAGGCAACATTGATGTCTGGTGGATTGTGCATGATGGAGGCATGTTGATGttgcttccttttcttctcaaaCAGCACAAA GTTTggagaaaatgcaaaatgagaATTTTTACTGTTGCTCAGATGGATGATAACAGCATCCAGATGAAGAAGGATTTGGCTACTTTCCTCTATCAGCTCCGAATAGAGGCAGAGGTAGAAGTGGTAGAAATG CACAATAGTGATATCTCAGCATATACTTATGAGAGAACTCTTATGATGGAGCAGAGGTCTCAGATGCTGAGGCAAATGAGGCTGACAAAAActgagagggaaagggag GCTCAGCTCGTAAAGGACAGACATTCAATAGCACGTCTGGAGAGCCTCTACTCAgatgaggaagatgagggaGACCCTGTTCCTGAGAATATCCAGATGACCTGGACAAAAGAGAAATGTGATGCTGAGAAGCGGAACCGAGGCAGTGCTGTGGGAAGCTTTAGAGATCTCATCAGCATTAAGCC